In a single window of the Gossypium hirsutum isolate 1008001.06 chromosome D02, Gossypium_hirsutum_v2.1, whole genome shotgun sequence genome:
- the LOC107908064 gene encoding uncharacterized protein, with amino-acid sequence MLRSCVIDFGGNWDNYLPLAKFVYNNSYQKIIQMEPFEALHGWRCKTPLCWSNMEKKRNLGPELVREVEDKERLVCEWLKAASDRQKSYADLRLRVSECIHNVFHVSMLRKYISDLSHVVLVEEINVRSDLSYDKEPVAILDRKVKVLHNKTVLLVKVLWCNHKEATWESEDVMQRQYPYLFDSGKS; translated from the exons ATGCTTCGTAGTTGTGTTATCGACTTCGGAGGTAACTGGGATAATTACTTGCCATTAGCTaagtttgtgtataataatagctatcagaaGATTATTCAAATGGAACCATTCGAGGCTTTGCATGGTTGGAGGTGTAAGACTCCCCTCTGTTGGTCCAATATGGAGAAGAAGAGAAACTTGGGTCCGGAGTTGGTTCGGGAGGTTGAAGATAAGGAGAGACTTGTTTGCGAGTGGTTAAAGGCTGCTTCTGATCGACAGAAGTCCTACGCTGACCTGAGACTTCGAGTatcag AGTGTATTcataacgtttttcatgtctccatGTTACGGAAGTACATATCTGATCTTTCTCACGTTGTTCTTGTTGAGGAGATCAATGTTCGATCTGATCTTTCGTATGATAAGGAGCCGGTTGCGATCCTAGATCGTAAGGTCAAGGTGCTACATAATAAGACGGTTCTGTTGGTGAAAGTTTTGTGGTGCAACCACAAGGAAGCCACCTGGGAGTCGGAAGATGTGATGCAACGTCAGTATCCGTAtttgtttgattcaggtaaatcttga